Proteins co-encoded in one Cyanobacteriota bacterium genomic window:
- a CDS encoding pentapeptide repeat-containing protein, which translates to MDTTLNQLLAQYAAGERNFSGLDLRNITIRRGNLAHINLAEANLSGACLRGVNLHSANLSNANLSNANLNRAILSHAILNGADLTNADLTEANLWNADMSRLNLMNTDLRWANLRSAILDGAILSGDLSEANLTNASLKGAILAAANLRAANLTGAHMDGANLWGATLWGAKLRGAYLASADLGGTYLRDADLSGANMRGAKLVGANLTQVSLWGTDLRGATLLNARVSDQDLMGADLTGAIMPDGRVYSPYNTLGQR; encoded by the coding sequence ATGGATACCACCTTGAATCAACTGTTGGCACAATACGCGGCTGGTGAACGGAACTTTTCAGGCTTAGACCTGAGAAACATTACTATCCGACGAGGCAATTTAGCCCATATTAACCTTGCCGAGGCTAATTTATCTGGGGCTTGCTTGCGTGGTGTTAACCTCCATAGCGCTAACCTCAGCAATGCCAACCTCAGCAATGCCAACTTAAACCGGGCTATATTGAGCCATGCTATCCTGAATGGAGCAGACCTTACCAACGCCGACCTCACAGAAGCCAACCTTTGGAATGCTGACATGAGTCGCCTTAATCTCATGAACACAGATTTACGATGGGCCAATCTGCGGAGTGCTATTCTAGACGGGGCCATTCTCTCTGGTGATTTGAGTGAGGCAAATTTGACCAATGCAAGCTTGAAGGGGGCTATTTTAGCAGCAGCCAATTTGCGTGCTGCAAACTTGACCGGTGCTCACATGGATGGGGCAAATCTATGGGGAGCAACACTCTGGGGCGCAAAGTTGCGAGGAGCTTATCTAGCTTCAGCAGATTTAGGTGGGACATACCTGCGGGACGCTGACCTGTCGGGGGCTAATATGCGCGGGGCAAAGCTGGTGGGTGCAAACCTTACACAAGTCAGTTTATGGGGTACCGATCTGCGTGGTGCGACATTGCTAAATGCACGAGTTTCTGATCAGGATTTAATGGGTGCAGACTTGACAGGTGCTATTATGCCGGATGGTCGAGTCTATAGTCCTTACAACACGTTGGGACAACGATAA
- a CDS encoding NAD(P)/FAD-dependent oxidoreductase has translation MLQHPACICILGGGFGGLYTALRLSELYWLKSERPEIVLVDQNDRFVFLPLLYELMTGELQTWEIAPPYSELLAGTRIRFCQGTVTAIDIDQRQVQVQTATDLVTTLNYDRLVLALGGETPLDMVAGAKDHALTFRSLSDAYRLEERLRSLEQSDAEKIRVAIVGGGYSGVELACKLADRLGKRGRLRLIEQGDKLLRSSPDFNRDAAMKALEARAVWLDLNTCVDEITDCTITLLYNDQRDTIPVDVVLWTVGTRVHPMITNLPLKKNQRGQISTTSRLQAIDHPEIFALGDLADCTDEDGKAVPATAQAAFQQADYTAWNLWASLTDRPLLPFRYQPLGEMMTLGIDQATLTSVGLKLEGPLAYVIRRLAYLNRLPTLDHQLKVGLNWITRSLKGVIAPNL, from the coding sequence ATGCTTCAGCACCCTGCTTGTATTTGCATTCTTGGTGGTGGCTTTGGTGGCTTGTATACTGCCCTGCGTTTGAGCGAATTGTACTGGCTTAAGTCTGAACGCCCAGAGATTGTGCTAGTCGATCAGAATGATCGGTTTGTGTTTTTACCCCTGCTGTATGAGTTGATGACCGGGGAATTGCAAACCTGGGAAATTGCGCCTCCCTACTCGGAGTTACTAGCAGGTACAAGGATACGGTTTTGCCAAGGAACAGTTACTGCTATCGATATAGACCAACGCCAGGTGCAAGTGCAAACTGCAACCGATCTAGTCACTACCCTTAATTACGATCGCCTCGTACTGGCCCTAGGGGGAGAAACACCTTTGGATATGGTTGCTGGAGCCAAAGACCATGCCTTAACATTCCGTAGCCTCAGTGATGCTTATCGCTTAGAAGAACGCCTGCGATCACTAGAACAGTCTGATGCAGAAAAGATTCGGGTAGCGATTGTAGGTGGCGGCTACAGTGGTGTGGAGTTGGCGTGTAAACTGGCCGATCGCCTAGGTAAACGAGGGCGACTGCGCCTAATTGAACAAGGAGATAAATTGCTGCGTAGCTCACCAGACTTCAACCGAGATGCAGCGATGAAAGCATTAGAAGCTCGCGCTGTGTGGTTAGATCTCAACACTTGTGTGGATGAAATCACAGACTGCACTATCACGTTGCTCTATAACGATCAAAGAGACACAATTCCAGTCGATGTGGTGTTGTGGACTGTGGGTACTCGCGTTCATCCAATGATTACTAATCTACCACTAAAGAAAAACCAACGCGGTCAAATCAGCACTACATCACGGTTACAAGCGATCGATCATCCGGAAATTTTTGCCCTGGGTGATTTGGCCGATTGTACTGATGAAGACGGTAAGGCAGTTCCAGCGACTGCACAGGCTGCCTTTCAGCAGGCAGACTACACTGCTTGGAACCTGTGGGCATCGCTAACCGATCGCCCACTGCTGCCCTTCCGTTATCAACCATTAGGGGAAATGATGACCCTAGGAATTGATCAGGCAACGCTAACTAGCGTAGGGCTAAAACTTGAAGGGCCACTCGCCTATGTAATCCGACGGTTGGCGTATCTCAATCGCCTGCCTACCCTAGATCATCAGCTCAAGGTTGGTTTGAACTGGATTACACGTTCCTTAAAGGGTGTGATAGCGCCAAATCTATAG
- the queF gene encoding preQ(1) synthase: MKYGERLIAEGKLITFPNPRPGRRYDIAITLPEFTCKCPFSGYPDFATIYITYVPNQTVVELKALKLYINSYRDRYISHEESVNQILDDFVAACQPWEVVVKGDFAPRGNVHTVIEVRYPHN, encoded by the coding sequence ATGAAATACGGGGAACGCTTAATAGCTGAGGGGAAGTTAATTACATTTCCCAATCCTCGTCCTGGCAGACGGTACGATATTGCAATTACGTTGCCGGAGTTTACTTGCAAGTGCCCGTTCTCGGGCTATCCTGATTTTGCGACCATCTATATCACCTATGTGCCTAATCAGACAGTAGTTGAGTTAAAGGCACTGAAGCTGTACATCAATAGTTATCGCGATCGCTACATTTCCCATGAGGAGTCAGTTAATCAAATTCTGGATGATTTTGTTGCCGCCTGTCAGCCGTGGGAAGTGGTGGTGAAGGGAGATTTTGCCCCCCGCGGTAATGTCCACACGGTAATTGAGGTGCGCTATCCTCACAACTAG